TGGGCAGTGTTATGACCCCTTCGCTGAGGTCCCTCATAGCCGTCTTACCGGAGACCTTCTCGGAACCGAACAGGTCTATGAGATCGTCCGCTATCTGGAATGCCATGCCGTACAGCTGTCCGAAGCGTCCCATCTCCTCGATGAGCTCGTCGGATGCACCTGCTGCTATGGCGCCGGTCTTTGCACATTCGGCCAGGAAGGCCGCTGTCTTACCGGAGATGACCTGATAGTACTCCTGCTCGAGGATGTCCAGGTCGAACTTGTGGTTGTACTGGAGGAACTCGCTGTCCGCAAGGGACGAACCCATGTCGATGATGCTCTGCAGGAGCTGAGGGTTTGAATCGAACAGTGACATCGCCTTGACCAGCATGACATCCCCTGTCGTGAGTGCCTTGCGGACACCGTACTTCCTGTACGTCGCAAGCTTCCCGCGGCGGTTCTCGCTCTCATCGTTGATGTCGTCGTGGATCAGTGTGGCCATGTGTGCCAGCTCTGCCGCTGCGGCGTACTTCTTGGCATGGATGTCGGGCTTCTTACCGCATGCATTGCACACGAGCAGGACCATAGAGGGACGTATGAGCTTGCCGGGAGAATCGAGTGCGTAGTCCATGACTTCCTGCACCTCCGCATTCCCGTCGCGGGTGGCCTCACGCATGATCTTGGAAACTTCCACCAGATCATCGGAGATAACATCTTGCCAGCCGCGAGATCCCTCAGCCATAGGCCACGGATGCGCTCGGTATTATAATAAAATTGGTCATGACGAAGCCTTCTATCCAGGGGGTTCACGTGTCGAGGAACGACATAGAGTAGGATATCGATGAGGTCTTCCTAGGTCATGCTCTCGTGAAGTATTGACGTTGTCAGGCGGGTTGAACAGAATTTAGTTCATGCCCTTGTTCTTCTCTCCTTGCAACGGCCAAGCCGGATTATAGGCAAGAGTGCCGCATTGACCCCAGATGAAGTGACTGGAATGCGGTCAGTAGTTGAGCTTGGAGTATAGCGCCCCGACCACGGATCCAAGGGCTGCGCATGTCTCTAACGAGAATCCCCCGGTGGTGATGTCCAAGTTGTATCTCGGGATCTTCATGACATCCTTGGGCACTCCGTGCGGGCCTATGCCGAACACAAGGAGGATGCTCTGGCCGTTCTCCACCATGTCCGTGAGCTGCCCCACGGTCACCTTCTTGGATTCCTCGGCCCTGCATGTGGTGAGCACGGGCTCGCCGAGCTGCGGAGGGAAACCCTTTGAGGGATAGGGGTACTTCTGGAAGCGCCCCTTCTCGGCGAGGTCCACGAAGTAGTCGCCGTGATGGCCGATGCTGGTGGTTCCGGCGATCCAATTGGCCACCTCCACCGGCGTGCGGGTGTCCTCCGGGATCGGGAAACCGAAAAGAGCCAGATTCATATCGAAGGCCATGGCGAGGTCCCCTGCACGTGCGATGATGCGCCTGTGAGGCTCCCTGAAGTTCTGATCGTAGGAGTTGTACAGACCTATGGTTATCCTTCCTCTTCCCATCGCTCCTTCCTCCTCCTTCCGACTATAGCGTAAGCGTCTCCGTCCATGAAGATCTCGTACTCGGGATACTGCTTCTGCAGCTCGGCCACCTTGTTTATGACCTGCATCATCGTCATGCTCTCCTCGCGGAAGTTTATGAAGATGCGGTCGGGTTCCATGAGATGGCCTCAAAACGATATGATAGAAGAGATGGTGCCGTGAGCCGGGCTCGAACCAGCGACTTCGTGATCTTCAGTCACGCACTCTCCCAACTGAGTTACCACGGCGCAATTTCCCCCTATGGACATTCTATTTATAAGCCTTTTTGAACCTTTCCAGGGGGCTTGAGCCCCCTTTCAGGTTCACTGTTGGTTGTCTCCGCCCTCGGGTGCTGGGGCCTCCTCGGCGGGAGCCTCGATGTCCTCGGGCTCCGCATCCTCGGCCATGACAGGCTCGACAGCGATGATCTTGTCGCCGTCGCGCATGTCCATTACCCTCACTCCCTTGGCGTTGCGTCCGGTCTCGCGGATGCTGTCGGTCTGCATGCGGATGATCTTTCCGCTCTTGGACTGCAGCATGAGCTCATCGCCGTTGACGACCTTCCTGACGCTCACGACGTTTCCGTTGCGCTCGTCGGTCTTGATGGTGATGACTCCCTTTCCTCCGCGCTTGGTCTTGCGGTAATCGTCCACGTCGGAGATCTTACCGTATCCGTTCTCGGACACCGTCAGCAGCTTGTCGCCGGGTTTCACCACTGCCATGGACACGACCCTGTCACCGTCGGAGAGGGTCATTCCCTTGACTCCCATGGTGTCACGGCCGAGAGGCCTGGCGTCGGTCTCGTCGAACCTGACTGCCTGTCCTCCTGCGGATGCGATGATGATCTGGTCCTCACCGTCCGTGATTCCCATTCCGATCAGCTCGTCGCCCTCGTCCAGCTTGATGGCCTTGATTCCCCTGGACCTGACGTTTCCGTATGCGGACATCACGGTCTTCTTGAACAGTCCGTTCCTGGTGCAGAACACCAGGTACCTGTCGTCGGGGAAGTCGTGGGTGGTGATGGAGTTGATGATCTTCTCGTCCTCCTCTAGATCGGGGATCAGGTTGACGATCGGCTTACCCTTGGCCTGCCTGCTTCCCTCGGGGATCCTGTATCCCTTCAGCCACTGCATGCGTCCCTTGTTGGTGATGAAGAGGATGTAGTCGTGCGACATCATGACGAACATGGCTGCCACGTGATCCTCCTCCTTGGTCTGCATAGCCGTGAGGCCGACTCCGCCCCTGGACTGCGCCCTGTAGGTGTTCAGCGGGATCCTCTTGATGTAGTTGTCATTGGAGACCGTGACGACGACCTTCTCGTTGGGGATCAGGTCCTCCTCGTCGGCATCGATCTCGTTGGGATCGATCTCGGTGCGGCGCTCGTCTCCGTAGGTCTCGGACATGTTCTTGAGCTCGTCCTTGATGATGTTCAGGACCCTCTGCTCGTGAGCGAGGATGTCCTTCAGGTCATCCATCAGGATCCTCAGCTGCTCGTACTCCTGCTTGATGGAGTCCAACTCGAGTCCGGTCAGCTTCTGGAGCCTCATGTCCAGGATGGCCTTGGCCTGCTCCTGGTCGATGCCCAGCAGATTCTGCAGCCCGAGGTTGGCCGCCTCACCGTCCGCGGATTCGCGGATGAGTGCGATGGTCTCGTCCAGCATGTTGATGGCCTTCATCAGACCCTCGAGTATGTGGAACCTCTTCGCCGCCTGGTCCAGCTCGTACTGCGTCCTCCTGGTGACGACGGACTTCCTGTGCTTGATGTACTGGACGATGAGCTCCTTCAGACCGAGGAGGGCGGGCTTGTTGTCCACCAGTGCGATGTTGATGACACCGTAGGTGATCTCCATGTTGGTCTTCCTCCAGAGGTTCTCGAGGACGACGTTGGGGATCGCATCCTTGTGGAGCTCGATGACTATGCGCATTCCGTGCCTGTCCGATTCATCCCTGAGATCTGTGATACCTTCGATCTCCTTGTCCTTCACGCGGTCGGCGATCTGGATGATCAGCATGGCCTTGTTGACCTGGTAGGGGATCTCGTCGACGATGATCCTGGTCTTTCCGTTGTCCATGTCCTCGAAGTGGACCTTGGACCTTACCCTGAGCTTTCCCTTTCCGGTCTCGTATGCGGACCTGATTCCGGAGAGTCCGTAGATGGTTCCTCCGGTGGGGAAATCGGGACCCTTGACGTACTGCATCAGGTCGTCCACGGTCGCCTCGGGGTTGTCGATCGTGTATGTGATGGCGTTGCAGACCTCGGTGAGGTTGTGGGGCGGCATCTTGGTCGCCATTCCGACGGCGATACCGTCTGATCCGTTCACCAGCAGGTTGGGGAACTTGGACGGGAGGACGGAAGGCTCCTTCAGGGAACCGTCGTAGTTGTCCACCATGTCCACGGTCTCCTTGTCCAGATCCAGCAGGAGATCGCTGGCCATCTTGGTCATCCTGGCCTCTGTGTAACGCATGGCCGCGGCCGAGTCTCCGTCGACCGAACCGAAGTTACCCTGTCCGTCCACCAGAGTATACCTGAGGGAGAAGGGCTGCGCGAGCCTGACCATCGCCTCGTACGCGGCGGAATCGCCGTGGGGGTGGTACTTTCCTAAAACCTCTCCGACAACTGTGGCGGACTTCTTGTGGGGCCTGTTGTAGGTGAGACCGATCTGGTCCATCGCGTACAGGATCCTCCTGTGGACCGGCTTCAGTCCGTCACGGACGTCCGGAAGGGCACGTCCTACTATGACACTCATGGAGTAGTCGATGTAGGAGCGCTGCATCTCCTGCTCGACCGTCTGGTTGATTATCCTCTTTGTGGGTTGCTGTTCCTCGTCCATGGTATCACACATCCAGGTTGATCACTTCGTGTGCATGCTCGATGATGAACTCCCTCCTGGGCTCCACATCGTCGCCCATGAGGACTGAGAACATCTGGTCGGCCAGTATGGCGTCCTCGATGTAGACCTTCTTCATCACCCTGTTCTCGGGGTCCATGGTCGTCTCCCACAGCTGCTGGGGGTTCATCTCTCCCAGACCCTTGTACCTTGAGACGTTGCATCCCTGGCCCAGCTCCTCGATGGCCTTGGCCATCTCCTCGTCGTTGTAGCAGTAGATCTGCTTCTTGCCCTTGTAGACCCTGTAGAGAGGCGGCATGGCGATGTAGACGTTGCCGTTCTCTATGAGGGGCCTCATCTGCCTGTAGAACAGCGTCAGGAGTAGGGTACAGATGTGCGCTCCGTCGACATCCGCATCGGTCATGATGACGATGCTGTGGTACCTGATCTTGGTGATGTCGAACTCCTTTCCGATACCTCCGCCGATCGCTATGGCGAGGTTCTTGATCTCCTCATGGTCGAGGAGCTTGTCGGGACGGGCCTTCTCCACGTTCAGGATCTTTCCCCTGAGGGGCATGATGGCCTGGAACGCACGGTCCCTTCCCTGCTTGGCGGATCCTCCTGCGGAGTCTCCCTCGACGATGTACAGCTCGCACAGCGACGGGTCCTTCTCGGAGCAGTCGGCGAGCTTTCCGGGGAGGCTCGTGGTCTCAAGGACCCCCTTCCTCCTTGTGGCATCCCTTGCCTTCCTTGCCGCTTCCCTGCCCTCGTAGGCGGAGACGGCCTTCCTGATGATCTGCTGGGCGATGGCGGGGTTCTCGAGCAGGAATTCGGAGAGCTTCTCGTTCATCAGGCTGCTGACCGCTCCCTGGGCCACGCTGCTTCCCAGCTTGGCCTTGGTCTGTCCCTCGAACTGGGGCTCGGACATCTTGATGCTGACGATGGCCGTCAGTCCCTCACGGATATCCGTTCCCTCAAGGACCAGGTCCTTCAGCAGGTTGTTCGCCTTGCCGTAATCGTTAGCGGTCTTGGTCAGGGATGTCCTGAATCCTGTGAGATGCGTTCCTCCCTCGGGGGTGTAGATCGTGTTCACGAAGGAGTCGATCTCCTCGTTGTACCCGTCGGTCCACTGCATCGCGATATCGATGGCGACTCCGTTCCTCTCCCCGGAAATACGGATGGGATTGGGGTGCAGCGGAGTCTTGGACCTGTTCAGGTACTGCACGAACTCCGAGACTCCTCCGTCGTAGTGGAAGGTCTCGGTCCTGCCCGTGCGCTTGTCGGTGAAGACTATGGTGGCCTCGCTGTTCAGGAATGCCTGGTTGCGGAACCTGTTCTGCAATGTAGAATAATCGAACTCGGTGGTCTCGAATACGTCTCCGTCCGGCCAGAATTGGATCGTCGTACCGTGCCTGTCAGACTCCCCGATCTCCTCTACGGGTCCGTCGGGGATACCGATCTGGTAGGACTGCCTCCACCTCTTGCCCATACGGTCGACGGTGGCAATGAGCTTCTTGGAGAGGGCGTTCACGACGGATACTCCCACTCCGTGGAGTCCTCCGGACACCTTGTAGGAGTTCTGGTTGAACTTTCCTCCTGCATGAAGGTCCGTGAGACACATCTCTAGTCCGGACTTGCCCTCCTCCTGGTTGATCTCGGTGGGGATTCCCCTTCCGTCATCAACCACGGTGATTGAGCCGTCCTCGTTTATGGTGACCTCGACGCGCGTGGCGAATCCTGCCATGACCTCGTCGATACCATTGTCCACGACCTCGTAGACGCAATGGTGGAGTCCGCGCGTATCTGTGGACCCGATGTACATCCCGGGTCTCTTCCTGACGGCCTCGAGGCCCTTTAACGCGACGATGCTGTCCGCGTTGTACTCCTCTTCGGCCTTCTGTATGTTCCCATCCATGGTCATGCTTTTCCGTATCCCCCGTTTGTATATAATGTATGCGCGCGTATGTGTGCGCCCGCACGCGCACATTCCCAACTTTGATATACCCCGCCAGAAGATGTCTGGACGATAATCTATGAGCACCATAATGGAAGAGGCTCGCAGAGGAGTCGTATCGCCCCTAATCAAGGAGATCGCGAGACAGGAGAAGGTGAGCGAGGAGTTCGTCAGGAACGGAATCGCCTCCGGAAGGATCTGCGTACCGCACAACCCCATACACGACTGCGAACCCAGGGCCATAGGCCAAGGCATGTCTGTCAAGATCAACGTCAACCTGGGAACGTCCAGGGACATGGTCGACGTGGAGATGGAGTCCAAGAAACTGAAGGTCGCCATAGAGTACGGTGCCGATGCTGTGATGGATCTGAGCACCGGAGGGGACATAGACGCCATAAGGGCGAGGCTCATAGGTGAGTGTCCTGTCATGATGGGTTCCGTCCCGATTTACGAGACCGGAGTTCACGCCGCCAGGAAGAACGCCATCGTGGAGATGACCGAGGACGACATCTTCAACGGCATAGAGAGGCATGCGAAGGACGGAATGGACTTCATGACGGTGCACTGCGGAATCACGAAGGATACCGTCCAATGGCTCAAGAAGAGCGACAGGATCACCGATGTCGTGTCAAGAGGAGGATCGTTCCTCACGGCTTGGATCCTTCACAACGACGAGGAGAATCCCCTCTACAAGAACTTCGACTATCTGTTGGAGATGGCGAGGAAATACGAGTTCACACTGTCCCTCGGGGACGGTTTCAGACCGGGCTGCATCGACGATGCGAGCGACCAGGCTCAACTGTCAGAATTGATGACGCTGGGTCATTTGGTTAAGAGGGCCCGCGAGGCAGGTGTTCAGAGCATGGTTGAGGGCCCGGGTCACATGCCTTTGGACCAGGTCCCGATGAACATGCAGCTTGAGAAGAGGCTCTGCCATGAGGCCCCATTCTACGTCCTTGGACCGTTGGTCACGGACATAGCTCCGGGTTACGATCACATCGTAGGCGCCATAGGAGGCGCCGTAGCGGCCCAGAACGGGGCCGATTTCCTATGTTACGTCACTCCGGCGGAGCATCTGTCCCTTCCAGACCTTGACGACGTCAGAGAGGGCGTTATCGCGTCCAAGATCGCCGCCCATGTCGGGGACCTTTCAAGGGGCATCGGCAGGGAGAGAGACACCAGGATGGCCCACGCCAGGAAGGAGCTGGACTGGCAGACCATGTTCGAGACCTGCATCGACGAGGAGAAGGCCAGAAGGTACAGGAAGAGAGGCTGCACGGAGGAAAGCGAGGGATGCTCCATGTGCGGCGACGTATGCGCCATCAAGATCGTCAACGTCTACATGAACGGGGACAAGCCCGGCAAGAAGGATTCTCCCAAAGAGGATTGTTGAAAGGTCTGAAGAAGAGGATGGAGCCGCTGAAGGGATTTGAACCCTCGGCCTTCTGATTACGAATCAGATGCTATACCACTAAGCCACAGCGGCCTCAAGGCTAGTGATATTATCACCGTATAAAATAGGCTCGGACGGTATGTCGAGAGTGCTCACGCTGATATCCTCTGGTCGTTAGGGCTGATAAAGCGCTGATTCCGGAAGGATTTACTGGTCGGCTTTGGGTTCGGCCTCGGCTTGGTCGGCCTTGGGCGTAGGACCCATGAACGTGACGGACGGAATCTCCACGATGTATCCCTTACCAAGCTCGTCCATGCGGCCGACCTCCGATATGAGCTTCGTGATGTCATCCACCATGGAATGGTCCACCACGCAGACGATCTCGACGACCTCGTCGTTCAACCGAACCCCGAGGAAGCCTCTCTCATCGGTCTTTCCGGATCCGTAGAAAATAGACACTTTGGATTGCGCTATCTCGTACACCTGGGATGCAACCTCGTCGGCGACGCTCTTGTCGACCATCGAGACTATCATCACCATGTTCTGATTAGTTTCCATCGTCTCAGTTCCTGTTAATTGATTTCCTTTTCAGACGTATATAGATTCCCATTATCGATAATGCAATGATCGGCGCTAAGGCTATCAGGGCGATGACTCCGAACGCATTCTCCGATGCGATATCCCCGCCCAGCTCCTCTGCCATCGCCGTGTACATGGACATTATGACCGCTACGGACATGGGTCCGGTGGCCACGCCTCCCGCGTCGTAAGCGATTCCCACGAGACTGTCGTCCATGAACCACAGCATGACCAAAGCCACGACATATATCGGCAGGATGTAGTATATGGACATCCAGCCCTGCGACATGGCGTACATGCCTATTCCGACGAACACAGATACCCCGATACCGACGACTATCATTATCGTCTTCGATGTTATCATGTTCCTGGATACGCTCTCCACCTGCGATCCCAGGATCTTCACCGCGGGCTCCGCCGCGATGACCAGGAATCCCAGGATGAGTCCTATGGCAAGTATCCATATCCCTGCTCCGTGTTGGATCAGGTAGACCCCGGTCTCCTGGGCCATGGGCATGAAACCGGCATAGACGCCTGTGAGGAAAAACACCATCCCCGCCATGGTGATCCCCATTCCCGCTAACGTGATCCTCACGTCGTGCCAAGTCCCGTGGAGATAGAACTTCAGCAGGAGCAGGAATATCACGAGAAGCGGTATGACCGAACCCAGGGTGTCCACGAATGCCTCCGATAGATAGCGGATCAGGGTCTCCTTGCTGATGTCGTCGATCTCCGCGGCGGCGACGGGGGTCATCAGGTCCGATATTCCGGCTAACTGACCGTAGAGCATGACCGTTATCAGCGGGCCTATCGATGCCAACCCGACCATCCCGAAGCTGTTCATCGGATCGGAGCTGCGGGATGTGGCCATCCCTATTCCCATTCCCAATGCCATGAGGACGGGGATGGTTATCGGGCCGGTGGTGACCCCTCCCGAATCGAAAGCTATCCCCAGGATGTACTTGGGGACCACGAGCCCCAGGATGATAACGATGACATAACCTATCGTGATCAGTTTCTTCATGGAGTAATTCAGATAGATCCTCAGAGCCGCGAGCACGAGCATGACCGCCACTCCGACGGCGATGGATGCTATCAGCATACCGTAGTTCACATCATGGAACAACAGATCGACCGTGGATGCGAAAACGGTCACATCCGGCTCGGCCACCGTGACGACGACACTGATAACGAACACGATCAGGATCATCGGCAGGACGGATTTCCTGTGGGATATCTCGGAACCCACGACCCTCCCCATGGGGATCACTCCTATGTCCACCCCGTACAGGAACAGGGAGAACCCGGTTATGACCAACATGACGCATAGCAGCTCGATAGCGAACTGCTCGGGGTTGGTGCCTACGGTCAAGGTGTCGATCGCAAGGATGAAAATTGCGATAGGCAAAGTAGTCTTACTCACCTCCGACAGATAACCCCTGACCTCCCTCAACCAGTAACACCCAGCTTAACATCGCTTTGAAATGATAAAAAGATATGGCCGAATCCATCCAACGTCAGAGGATATCTGTCCATTGACGAAATCAGAAAGTACAATGGAGCGCACAGCGTTACCGTTCACTGACGGTACTTGGGGAACATGTCCCTGAACACCACGGCGTCCTTCTCTATCATCGGCGATTCGCAAATGAAGTTGCACTCCTGCTTGCTGTCCGCGAGAACATTCGCAAGGAGCTGGAGGTCGGGGTCCTTGGACTCCAGAGGCAGATGGGAGATCTCCCCTTTATCGCCGTACTTTATGCAGCTGATGTGGAAATGGGCTATGTCCCCTGCAAGGGGGAAGAACTCGTCGATGAGACCTTTCATGTCCTCCTCGGTCTTCAGGTACCCGTGGCCCCTGGCGTGGACGTGAGCTACATCCAGTACCGGGTGGACCCCGTCGACCTCGTCCATGACCTTGCCGATCTCTGCGAGCGTCCCGAACTGTCCGAGCTTGCCCATGGTCTCCACCCCGAGGATGACGTCCTTGATCCCCTCGTCGTCAAGCATGTCCTTGCATTTGGACAGCCCGGCGATGACATTGGGAAGTGCGGTCTCCGGCGTCTTGCCGTATGCGGCAGCATGGATGACGATAATGTAGGCTCCCAGATTGTGTGCGGCGCGGGCGGTATCCATCACCCAATTGATGCTCTTGTCGCGGGTCTCCATGCTGTCTGAGTTGAAGCTGATGAAATACGGTGCGTGGCAGCTGAGCCTGATGTCGAGCTCCTTCGCCTTCGCTCCGACCGCCTGCGCCCTCTCGGGACTGATGCGGGCTCCGCGGACGAACTCCACCTCCAAAGCGTTGAGGCCCAAGCCTTTGGTGTACTCAAGGGAGCCTTCAGGCGTCTTTCCTGCCGAGGGGTATCCTGCGGGACCGAATCTCATCATGCGGGGGCGATGTCCCTGACCGAATAAATGATTATCTGGAAGCGATATCGGGTAACCATGAGGATCGATCTGGAGGTATCGCTGGACCCCACATTGGGATGCGGACAGGCCCACCGCTGGCATAAGCTGGACGACGGCAGCTGGGAAGGTGTCTGGAGGAACCAGATCATTACCATGAAGCAGATATCCCCCACATCCGTGGAGGTCATCGGTACGGATGACCGCAAGGGGATCACCAGATACCTCGGAGGGGACGATGATCTGGAGACCATCATCTCCGAGATCTCCAAGAGGGATGAGTACGTAGCATCCCTGGCGGACAGATGTCCAGGCATGCGCATACTCCGCCAGGACCATTGGGAGTGCCTGGCCACATATCTTCTAGCCACCAACGCCAACGTCAAGAGGATAGGTCAGATGGTTGAATCTGTCTGCGACCACTTCGGGGACGATCTGGGAAGGAGGCACGGCTTCCCCACGCCCAAGCAGATCCTGGACGGATGCGGATGTATAGCGGAATGCAGGCTCGGCTTCAGGGAATCGAGGTTCGTCACCCTCGCCGAGAGGGTGGAGTCCGGGGACATCGATGTGGAATCCTTTTCGGAGATGAATTATGAGGAATGCGTTGTCGCCCTTCAGGACATCAACGGCATCGGGCCGAAGGTGGCTGACTGCGTGGCGCTGTTCGCATTCGAGCACATGGAGGCCTTCCCCATAGACGCCAGGATATCCAAGGTCATGGAGGACATCTACGGCGTGACCGGCAACTACAAGGCGGTCTCCGCATACGGACGTGAGAAGTTCGGGGAATATGCAGGATATGCTCAAGAGTTCCTGTATCACGCCGATTTCATTTCTTGACAGGCGCGATCGCGCAACCCATGTCATTGCAGTTGGCAGAAGTGTCGCCAGTCTGCTTGAGGCTCACCTCGTTCAGAAGACCCGAGTTGCGCACCGTTCCGCAGAGCCTGCAGAGCTCCAGTTCGAAGTCCGCATCCTCAACAACTATGCGCCTGGCAGATTCCCTTATGGATGCCTGGAATTCCGCATAGGCCTCGCTCTCCTCGATGATGGCGCTGTCCCCGCGTTTCTTCTTGAGATACTGGGAGATGGCGGCATCTGTGACGCTGAACCTGCGTGCCACCTCGGCCTGAGTCATGTGGTGTACGTTGACCAATTCGTTGGCAATCTCCCTGCGGATTATCGGGAGAATATACCATACAATTATCTCGCAGGGGATCTTCATGCTGGATTCGAAATTGTTTGAGTATAAAATGCTTGACTATTTTTCAAATACAATTAACCGACCTTGAACCGTTGGCTAGAGCCGGCTAGCTCATGCGCCCGTATTGACCTTGGTGTAGAACTCGGAGACGTCCCAATCCTCGTCCTCACGGTCCCTCTTGGTGTCCAACCTGGTTCCCAAAGACTGCGCCGCCTCCTTCATCATGCGGTTGGCGCGGTCGGATCCCTCGAACTCCTCCACCTTCGCTCCGGAGGCGCATATCTTACCCTGGAAGGAGCCTATGATCTTGTTGTTGGCGAAGATCACGGATTTGGTGGAGCCGACCTCCCTCTTGATCATGTCGCGGAGATAGGCGTGAAGGTTGTCCTGCGAGTTCAGGATGAAAGACTCCCCTGCCCTGCGGCTGGTCTTCCCGACGTCCTTGGCCAGCATCCATCTGAGAGTGGGATCGTCGGCGACGAAGAATCCCTTCTTCACCATTCCCTCGTCCTCCAGCTCC
The nucleotide sequence above comes from Methanomassiliicoccales archaeon LGM-RCC1. Encoded proteins:
- a CDS encoding DNA glycosylase, whose product is MRIDLEVSLDPTLGCGQAHRWHKLDDGSWEGVWRNQIITMKQISPTSVEVIGTDDRKGITRYLGGDDDLETIISEISKRDEYVASLADRCPGMRILRQDHWECLATYLLATNANVKRIGQMVESVCDHFGDDLGRRHGFPTPKQILDGCGCIAECRLGFRESRFVTLAERVESGDIDVESFSEMNYEECVVALQDINGIGPKVADCVALFAFEHMEAFPIDARISKVMEDIYGVTGNYKAVSAYGREKFGEYAGYAQEFLYHADFIS
- a CDS encoding transcriptional regulator, which produces MKIPCEIIVWYILPIIRREIANELVNVHHMTQAEVARRFSVTDAAISQYLKKKRGDSAIIEESEAYAEFQASIRESARRIVVEDADFELELCRLCGTVRNSGLLNEVSLKQTGDTSANCNDMGCAIAPVKK